A stretch of the Acanthochromis polyacanthus isolate Apoly-LR-REF ecotype Palm Island chromosome 22, KAUST_Apoly_ChrSc, whole genome shotgun sequence genome encodes the following:
- the LOC127532123 gene encoding uncharacterized protein LOC127532123, protein MLMRSHSERRALPGFSALLTHSIPKHTDVTSSPPPSFTPRESIFTSLTSPPPWVTQALSNLEQGEQELQILRERQQAEVEEVNRELDNAAIEAQREERRLLEKVEQDHREAQRHLSQVKRENAAAARVVQSLVDQQLRKIGQLKEQIQRWGSTAGGANKNQLQRGVAEVTQPWEISLTMKRVSFLPSPQSKSFILGEVDVREQGMTYPIGVCGVQGQKCALHSGDTAFSNITPLEIRKEPQPNKGGKRHSPEELNKTNSGNMRVVRKLRLSSSTENEEELNSPKSPISRRRGVSESSQDEEAESVCSETQGQDLFLAIPPVSSQGESEGDDSDSRQTGTKRRSSVKGKRKQKALVLVSCEEPSCPPEELDDRSSEVGTSPKTRCKGSLPRRSVVDLSTKHHALSKQSLSKKKTSNQSSMDSGSPPSPVDSEDSCYTYTVNTPVNGSVKQEHCRSMSTADLSSLKTDRKRIRKVNRMRLASEPSTFEQGQGNGTESDRNTISSDERQSRSQTRVTQELNLNRVSRSLSMSAIEGDKIHQVNEPEQYNKDKKVVSALEELEEEGGSTALDSAYLVKQFGKQGAGRTDFNLPSGVYATVRGQLFVVDCGNARIQVTDLQKNVVQQVSPSGSERSSRICNYFDVAVNSKGLIALTCAAERAVLVFSRHGRLLQTFGGTLIGSTNEELDAPRGVTVTRQDEFLVADIKRGSLTSLKLDPKTGVRLERTVVTGYHRPYLVAACLTTGLMAVTERGNETGRVPCIRVLEPGWNTIRILGVCSGLGPVLTCPWGLCIDSDGDVLVADWGKQRHHVLIYPSKGVGWPLVTDNLSSPRGLALLPDGHVVVSDSMNHCIKIYHYK, encoded by the coding sequence ATGTTAATGAGGTCTCATTCGGAAAGGAGAGCCCTCCCTGGGTTCTCAGCCCTGTTGACACACAGCAtaccaaaacacacagatgtgaCCTCCTCACCTCCTCCGTCCTTCACCCCAAGAGAGTCCATCTTCACATCTCTTACTTCACCACCTCCATGGGTGACTCAGGCTCTTTCCAACCTGGAGCAAGGAGAACAAGAGTTGCAGATCCTCAGGGAGCGACAGCAGGCCGAAGTGGAGGAGGTGAACCGCGAACTGGACAATGCTGCGATTGAAGCTCAGCGAGAGGAGCGTCGCCTTCTTGAAAAGGTCGAGCAGGACCACAGAGAAGCCCAGCGACACCTCAGCCAAGTGAAGAGGGAGAATGCTGCAGCAGCGAGAGTTGTGCAGTCGCTTGTTGACCAGCAACTTCGAAAAATTGGACAACTGAAGGAACAGATACAAAGATGGGGCAGTACCGCTGGTGGAGCCAACAAAAATCAGCTACAAAGAGGGGTGGCAGAGGTGACCCAACCATGGGAAATCTCTTTAACAATGAAAAGGGTCAGTTTCTTACCAAGCCCACAGTCGAAGAGCTTTATCTTAGGGGAAGTTGATGTCCGTGAGCAAGGTATGACCTACCCCATTGGTGTCTGTGGTGTCCAGGGACAGAAGTGTGCCTTGCATTCAGGAGATACAGCATTTTCAAACATTACCCCTCTTGAAATTAGAAAGGAACCTCAACCAAACAAAGGCGGGAAAAGACACAGTCCAGAAGAGCTCAACAAAACAAATAGTGGGAACATGCGTGTTGTTCGGAAACTACGTCTGTCAAGCTCTACAGAGAATGAGGAAGAGCTCAATTCACCTAAGTCTCCCATATCAAGACGTCGTGGTGTATCGGAGTCCTCCCAAGATGAGGAAGCAGAGTCTGTGTGTTCAGAAACCCAGGGGCAAGACCTTTTCCTTGCCATCCCACCTGTCTCCAGTCAAGGAGAATCTGAAGGTGATGACTCTGACAGCAGACAAACTGGAACAAAGAGGCGCAGCTCAGTAAAAGGTAAAAGAAAGCAAAAGGCCCTTGTCTTGGTCTCATGTGAAGAACCTTCCTGCCCACCTGAAGAACTTGATGACAGAAGCAGTGAAGTGGGAACATCTCCAAAGACAAGATGTAAAGGTTCACTCCCCAGGCGCAGTGTTGTAGATCTTTCCACAAAACATCATGCGCTTTCTAAACAAAGCCTTTCCAAGAAAAAGACCTCAAACCAGTCATCAATGGACAGTGGAAGCCCTCCATCCCCAGTGGACAGTGAGGACTCCTGCTATACATACACTGTCAATACTCCTGTAAATGGATCTGTCAAGCAAGAGCACTGCCGCTCAATGTCCACAGCTGACCTCTCTAGTCTCAAGACTGACCGCAAAAGAATCAGAAAGGTCAACAGAATGCGTCTTGCTTCCGAACCTTCAACTTTTGAGCAAGGCCAAGGAAACGGCACAGAATCTGACAGGAACACCATAAGCTCTGATGAAAGACAGTCAAGGTCTCAGACTCGTGTTACACAGGAACTGAATTTAAACCGTGTGAGCAGATCCCTTTCCATGTCAGCCATCGAAGGTGATAAAATACATCAAGTCAATGAACCAGAACAATACAACAAGGACAAGAAAGTTGTGTCAGCTTTGGAGGAACTAGAGGAAGAGGGTGGTTCAACTGCGCTTGATTCAGCTTACCTGGTTAAACAGTTTGGAAAACAAGGAGCTGGCCGCACTGATTTCAACCTGCCAAGCGGCGTCTATGCAACTGTAAGGGGGCAGCTCTTTGTGGTGGATTGTGGTAACGCCCGAATTCAAGTGACAGATCTCCAAAAGAATGTAGTTCAGCAGGTGTCTCCTTCAGGATCAGAGAGGTCTTCCCGTATCTGCAACTACTTTGATGTGGCGGTGAACTCAAAGGGCCTCATTGCCCTGACCTGTGCTGCTGAACGAGCTGTGTTAGTGTTCAGTCGTCATGGACGTCTACTGCAGACATTTGGAGGCACATTGATAGGTTCCACTAATGAAGAGCTGGATGCTCCCAGAGGGGTCACTGTTACCCGTCAAGATGAGTTCCTGGTGGCTGACATCAAACGTGGAAGCTTAACTTCCCTAAAACTGGACCCGAAAACTGGGGTCAGGTTAGAGCGCACAGTGGTGACGGGGTACCACAGGCCCTACTTGGTGGCCGCTTGTCTCACCACTGGACTCATGGCAGTAACAGAAAGAGGCAATGAAACTGGGCGAGTCCCATGCATCCGTGTCCTGGAGCCTGGCTGGAACACAATCCGAATCCTGGGAGTGTGCTCCGGGTTGGGGCCCGTCCTGACCTGCCCTTGGGGCCTCTGTAT